A window from Herbaspirillum sp. meg3 encodes these proteins:
- a CDS encoding IclR family transcriptional regulator: MNGVLERTLAILEYLAAQAEATPLALLADELEIPRSACHRLLTDLVRCGYVRQVREHGDYVLTTKLVGLGLSFLATSGIVDIAQTTLDRLADLSGELVRLAIVDGDRLTWVAKAQGARKGLRYDPDMGMDTILSCSATGHAWMLTMSDERALELVTRQGFGKPKDFGPNAPTTVKALLGFLEVGRKRGYAMINEVFAPGMTAMAAPIQRKGYPTIGVISIAGPLMRLSEKRMQELGPALLAAATELAAASNSSPMFSRSTG; encoded by the coding sequence ATGAACGGCGTACTGGAACGAACCCTGGCGATTCTCGAATACCTGGCGGCCCAAGCTGAAGCAACGCCGCTGGCCTTGCTGGCGGATGAACTGGAAATACCGCGCAGCGCCTGCCACCGGCTGCTGACGGATCTGGTGCGCTGTGGTTATGTACGGCAGGTACGCGAACATGGCGACTACGTCCTGACGACCAAACTGGTCGGTCTCGGACTGAGCTTTTTGGCGACCTCGGGCATTGTCGATATTGCGCAGACGACGCTAGATCGTCTGGCCGACCTGTCGGGGGAATTGGTTCGTTTGGCCATCGTCGACGGCGACAGATTGACCTGGGTTGCGAAAGCGCAAGGTGCACGCAAGGGGCTGCGCTACGATCCGGACATGGGCATGGACACGATCCTGTCATGCTCCGCCACCGGGCATGCATGGATGCTGACCATGTCCGACGAGCGTGCGCTGGAACTGGTAACACGCCAGGGATTCGGCAAGCCCAAGGACTTCGGCCCGAATGCCCCGACCACGGTCAAAGCCTTGCTGGGCTTTTTGGAAGTTGGAAGAAAGCGCGGCTACGCCATGATCAATGAAGTGTTCGCGCCGGGCATGACGGCCATGGCGGCGCCGATCCAGCGCAAGGGTTATCCGACCATCGGCGTCATCAGCATTGCGGGGCCGCTGATGCGTTTGAGCGAAAAGCGCATGCAAGAGCTTGGACCGGCGTTGCTGGCAGCCGCAACGGAACTGGCTGCGGCGAGCAACAGTTCACCGATGTTCAGCAGAAGCACTGGTTAA
- a CDS encoding LysR family transcriptional regulator produces the protein MADLNDIAIFVKVAQFESFSRAAHALGMPVSTVSRRISELELQLGVTLLQRTTRKLTLTVQGRDYFHQCQEPLNILADAERVLTQTQKKPEGLLRVTVPVVLREEAFLNFVSDFLKNYPRIKIDLFITNEFVNFVAQNIDVGIRFGELEDSSLIAKKLGTNIRYLVATPAYLEGRPFPAKPEDLRAHQCVLMNGKNNEAKWDLASGKKQVSVHVSGAISSRDFNSVSQFTYNGHGIGLLPFNYCDDMLADGRLQRVLPKWSSPKIPVHALYPTRKFLPAKLRVFLDALDAWQSPFWNK, from the coding sequence ATGGCAGATCTCAACGACATTGCGATATTTGTGAAGGTGGCTCAGTTCGAGAGCTTCAGCCGGGCTGCGCACGCACTGGGCATGCCGGTGTCGACGGTGAGCCGCCGTATCTCCGAGCTGGAGTTGCAACTGGGCGTCACCCTGCTGCAACGGACCACGCGCAAGCTGACGCTGACGGTTCAGGGTCGGGATTACTTCCATCAATGCCAGGAGCCGCTGAACATCCTCGCTGACGCAGAGCGCGTGTTGACACAAACGCAGAAGAAACCGGAAGGCCTCCTGCGCGTCACTGTTCCCGTGGTGTTGCGGGAAGAAGCATTTTTGAACTTCGTGTCGGATTTTCTGAAGAACTATCCGCGCATCAAGATCGATCTCTTCATCACGAATGAGTTCGTCAACTTCGTCGCGCAGAACATTGATGTGGGTATACGTTTTGGCGAGCTGGAAGACTCAAGCCTGATCGCCAAAAAATTGGGCACCAACATCCGCTATCTGGTGGCGACGCCGGCTTACCTGGAAGGCCGGCCGTTTCCCGCAAAACCGGAAGACCTGCGCGCGCATCAGTGCGTATTGATGAATGGAAAAAACAACGAGGCGAAATGGGATCTCGCCAGCGGCAAGAAGCAGGTGTCGGTACACGTTTCCGGAGCGATCTCCAGCCGCGACTTCAACAGCGTGAGCCAATTCACTTATAACGGCCACGGCATCGGCTTGCTGCCCTTCAATTATTGCGATGACATGCTGGCCGACGGCCGCTTGCAGCGCGTCTTGCCTAAATGGAGCTCACCGAAGATCCCGGTGCATGCGCTGTACCCGACACGCAAGTTTTTGCCGGCCAAACTGCGCGTTTTTCTCGACGCGCTGGATGCCTGGCAAAGTCCGTTCTGGAATAAATGA
- a CDS encoding carboxymuconolactone decarboxylase family protein — protein sequence MKTLKPLTIESVPDNARASMAFVKKRLGSISNLMATLGNSPAMLNGYLALDAAWETTVLTVRERQLVLLTASVENKCLYCIAAHSTTLAGMRVDAEIIQSIRNRTPLSHSGLDALVGLTRELVNERGFVGEAAKKNFFAAGYDEIVLMEILIGVALKTMSNYLDHLNPISIDTVFQEQAQAR from the coding sequence ATGAAAACCTTGAAACCGCTCACCATCGAATCCGTGCCCGACAATGCCAGAGCAAGCATGGCATTTGTGAAAAAGCGGCTGGGATCGATTTCTAACCTGATGGCCACGCTCGGCAATTCGCCGGCAATGCTCAACGGCTATCTGGCGCTGGACGCCGCATGGGAAACCACAGTCCTCACAGTGCGCGAGCGGCAACTGGTTTTGCTGACGGCTTCGGTCGAGAACAAATGCCTTTACTGCATTGCTGCGCATTCCACCACGCTGGCCGGCATGCGCGTCGATGCAGAGATTATCCAGTCGATACGTAATCGCACACCGTTGTCGCATAGCGGTCTGGACGCACTGGTCGGGCTGACACGCGAGCTGGTCAATGAGCGTGGCTTTGTCGGCGAGGCTGCCAAGAAAAATTTTTTCGCAGCAGGATACGACGAGATTGTCCTGATGGAAATTCTCATCGGCGTAGCGCTCAAGACCATGAGCAACTACCTCGATCATCTCAACCCGATTTCGATCGACACCGTCTTCCAGGAGCAGGCTCAGGCGCGATAA
- a CDS encoding type II 3-dehydroquinate dehydratase, protein MTKLVYVLNGANLNMLGKREPHIYGTTTLAEIQQRTLATARELDLECEFRQTNHEGVMVDWLQEAFEREAGVIINPAGFSFSSIPVLDAVKLLRTPVIELHITNIHRREETHRHSLISLAATGVICGLGAAGYPLAVRAMAQALLDVA, encoded by the coding sequence ATGACCAAGCTCGTTTATGTACTCAACGGCGCCAATCTCAACATGCTCGGCAAACGTGAGCCGCACATTTATGGCACCACCACGCTGGCGGAAATCCAGCAGCGCACGTTGGCGACGGCGCGGGAGCTGGATCTGGAATGCGAATTCCGTCAGACCAATCACGAAGGCGTCATGGTGGACTGGTTGCAAGAAGCCTTCGAACGGGAGGCCGGCGTAATCATCAACCCGGCGGGTTTTTCGTTCTCGTCGATACCGGTGTTGGATGCCGTCAAGCTTTTGCGCACGCCGGTGATCGAACTGCATATCACCAACATTCACCGGCGCGAAGAAACCCATCGCCATTCGCTGATCTCGTTGGCGGCGACCGGTGTGATCTGCGGATTGGGGGCAGCCGGCTATCCGTTGGCGGTACGCGCGATGGCGCAGGCTTTGCTGGACGTCGCTTGA
- a CDS encoding MFS transporter → MKDSLSIASNSYAHDNALHWKRNLVVCVFGSFTTLVSLTLLLPFLPVYVEELGVKQNSAIVWWSGIAFGATFLGTGLTAPLWGYLSDRFGRKPMLVRAAIGMAIVMPLIGCAHNVVELTLLRLLAGVIGGYASSSTLLIATQTPSEKSGWALGILSTGALAGTLTGPLIGGLLPSLIGIRHTFFVTGAMIAVAALLTIVFVKENFVPRPRHDKASALAETKHLRLIVGAMFATAMLVLFANMSIEPIITVYLQTIHVDRSHVVLDAGIVMAASALGSIIMAAPLERLADRIGGWRVIVYCLTAAGLLMIPQAFVSAWWQLAILRFLLGAALAGLLPSIAKQIRQSVPESALGKVLGYSQSSQYAGQVLGPLAGGAMGGMVGMRSVFFLTSGMLLWGAAANLWASRKAIGQ, encoded by the coding sequence ATGAAAGATTCACTCTCCATCGCAAGCAATTCCTACGCACACGACAACGCGCTGCACTGGAAGCGCAATCTGGTCGTCTGCGTGTTCGGCTCCTTCACGACCCTGGTCAGCCTGACGCTGCTATTGCCGTTTCTTCCGGTCTACGTGGAGGAGCTTGGCGTCAAACAGAATTCCGCCATCGTCTGGTGGTCAGGCATCGCCTTCGGTGCAACCTTCCTTGGCACCGGCTTGACCGCGCCGCTATGGGGCTACCTGAGCGACCGCTTCGGCCGCAAGCCGATGCTGGTGCGCGCCGCCATCGGCATGGCGATCGTCATGCCCCTGATCGGTTGCGCGCACAATGTGGTTGAGTTGACCTTGCTGCGTTTGCTGGCCGGCGTCATCGGTGGCTACGCGTCTTCGTCGACCTTGCTGATTGCAACTCAGACGCCCTCTGAAAAATCGGGATGGGCATTGGGTATCTTGTCGACCGGGGCGTTGGCGGGGACATTGACCGGGCCGTTGATCGGCGGTCTGTTGCCTAGTCTCATCGGTATCCGACATACCTTCTTTGTGACCGGTGCGATGATCGCGGTGGCAGCATTGCTGACCATCGTGTTCGTCAAAGAAAACTTCGTACCGCGTCCGCGCCACGACAAGGCATCGGCGTTGGCAGAAACAAAGCATCTGCGCCTGATCGTCGGCGCCATGTTTGCGACCGCCATGCTGGTGCTGTTTGCCAACATGTCGATCGAACCGATCATCACCGTTTATTTGCAGACTATTCACGTTGATCGCAGTCATGTCGTACTGGACGCCGGCATCGTGATGGCAGCATCGGCGCTCGGCAGCATCATCATGGCAGCCCCGTTGGAACGGCTTGCCGACCGCATTGGTGGCTGGCGCGTTATCGTGTATTGTCTGACGGCTGCCGGTTTGTTGATGATTCCACAGGCATTTGTGTCGGCGTGGTGGCAGCTTGCGATTTTGCGATTCCTGCTGGGAGCGGCGCTGGCCGGATTACTGCCTTCGATCGCCAAGCAGATCAGGCAATCCGTGCCGGAGAGCGCGCTGGGGAAAGTACTGGGTTATTCGCAGTCCTCGCAATATGCAGGGCAAGTACTTGGTCCGCTGGCTGGGGGCGCGATGGGCGGAATGGTCGGCATGCGCTCGGTATTCTTTTTGACGAGCGGCATGTTGTTGTGGGGTGCTGCCGCCAATCTTTGGGCGAGTCGCAAGGCGATAGGTCAGTGA
- a CDS encoding MFS transporter — protein sequence MDTGVNAASHAPHAAMGPRAVTAATIGTALEWFDFTLYGAVSATVLPKLYFPSMDPTNALLASLGTFGVGLAARPLGAIICGHLGDKLGRRNLMLGTVTIMGLASVLMGLLPTYAQIGVWAPILLVLLRIIQGFALGGESTGAQLMALEHASADRRGKYSGLLGLCSPLSQIMANGVLLLLASLLSADAFESYGWRIPFVLSFILVIVGIYIRLKVNETPAFVELKRTATAQAGSPLKDAVRFHYKTVLRLMFFFCGPAAIFYLIVVFSLSYITKTLEVPKQTGFLLLMGANVCAIFGALGGGILSDRIGRKKALALGSTATLLILFVYFAILDTKSFVPMLIIMGLFLGFTQFQSGIQPVAFAEAFPTNVRYSGSALAYTGANLLTGGPMPVVAVWLLSVFHGSPWGVVGVCVALNLLSLAMILIGPETKGIDMNRVDPVSQPGDVHTGNSMSAEARHHRAT from the coding sequence ATGGATACAGGAGTCAACGCCGCCTCGCATGCGCCACATGCCGCGATGGGGCCGCGTGCGGTGACCGCCGCCACGATCGGCACCGCGCTCGAGTGGTTCGATTTCACGCTGTACGGCGCCGTGTCGGCGACCGTTTTGCCCAAGCTGTATTTCCCTTCCATGGATCCGACCAATGCCTTGCTGGCTTCGCTGGGGACGTTCGGCGTGGGCCTTGCGGCGCGTCCGCTGGGCGCCATCATTTGCGGTCATCTCGGCGACAAGCTGGGACGACGCAACCTGATGCTCGGCACCGTCACCATCATGGGGCTGGCGTCGGTGCTGATGGGGCTGCTGCCGACCTATGCGCAGATCGGGGTATGGGCGCCGATTCTTCTGGTGCTGCTGCGGATCATTCAAGGCTTCGCACTCGGTGGTGAATCCACCGGCGCACAACTGATGGCGCTTGAGCACGCCTCTGCCGATCGTCGCGGCAAATACTCCGGGCTGCTCGGATTGTGTTCACCGCTGAGTCAGATCATGGCCAACGGGGTGCTGTTGCTGCTGGCCTCGCTGTTGTCTGCGGATGCCTTCGAGAGTTACGGCTGGCGCATTCCATTTGTGCTCAGTTTCATTCTCGTGATCGTCGGCATTTATATCCGCCTCAAGGTCAACGAGACACCGGCTTTCGTCGAGCTCAAGCGCACCGCCACTGCGCAAGCCGGCAGTCCGCTGAAGGATGCCGTCAGGTTTCACTACAAGACAGTGCTGCGCCTGATGTTTTTCTTCTGCGGCCCGGCAGCGATCTTTTACCTGATCGTCGTCTTTTCCCTCAGCTACATCACCAAGACATTGGAGGTGCCCAAGCAAACCGGCTTTCTGCTGCTCATGGGCGCCAATGTCTGCGCAATCTTCGGTGCACTTGGCGGCGGTATCCTGAGTGACAGAATCGGCCGCAAAAAAGCACTGGCGCTGGGATCGACAGCGACCCTGCTGATTCTGTTCGTGTACTTCGCCATTCTCGACACCAAGAGTTTTGTGCCGATGCTGATCATCATGGGATTGTTTCTCGGCTTTACGCAGTTCCAGAGCGGTATTCAGCCGGTGGCTTTTGCGGAAGCGTTTCCGACCAATGTACGCTACTCCGGTTCGGCGTTGGCCTACACCGGCGCCAACCTGCTGACGGGTGGGCCGATGCCGGTAGTGGCGGTCTGGCTGCTCAGCGTATTTCACGGCTCGCCCTGGGGCGTGGTGGGGGTATGCGTTGCGCTGAATCTGCTCTCGCTGGCAATGATCCTGATCGGTCCGGAAACCAAAGGTATCGACATGAACCGCGTGGATCCCGTCTCGCAACCGGGCGACGTGCATACCGGTAACAGCATGTCCGCAGAGGCACGCCATCATCGTGCTACCTGA
- a CDS encoding RidA family protein, producing the protein MVSARGASAGGAEQRLKDLGIVLPAAPLPLGAYVEAVQSGNLLFLSGILPVVDGKPRHVGRVGVELDLEAGRDAAFTACLNALAVVRDELSSLDKVSRVVRLAVSIVAEPDFRSHPLVADGASELLEAVFGRDKTSTRRALGVVSLPLGAPLELELIFETTP; encoded by the coding sequence ATGGTAAGCGCGCGTGGCGCGTCGGCGGGCGGCGCAGAGCAACGGCTGAAGGATCTCGGCATCGTGCTGCCGGCAGCGCCCTTGCCTCTGGGTGCTTACGTCGAGGCAGTGCAGAGCGGCAACCTGTTATTCCTCAGCGGCATTCTGCCGGTGGTGGATGGCAAGCCGCGGCACGTTGGCCGTGTCGGTGTCGAGCTGGATCTGGAAGCAGGGCGCGACGCTGCCTTCACTGCCTGTCTGAACGCACTCGCGGTAGTGCGTGATGAACTGAGTTCGCTGGACAAGGTGAGCCGTGTTGTGCGGCTTGCGGTCAGCATCGTGGCCGAGCCGGACTTTCGTTCGCATCCGTTGGTAGCGGACGGCGCATCGGAACTGCTGGAGGCGGTGTTTGGCCGGGACAAGACGTCGACCCGCAGAGCGCTCGGAGTGGTCTCATTGCCGCTGGGCGCGCCGCTCGAGCTGGAGCTGATCTTCGAAACCACGCCATGA
- a CDS encoding EamA family transporter has protein sequence MQAHPMRPAHLALVLLVILVWGVNFAIIKVGLAGVPPMLLGSLRFILAAFPALLFLRPPKVPLRLYLAFGLTMSVGQFAFLFSAIHVGMPSGLASLVLQSQSFFTLLLTVLWLREKWHANQLAGLLLAAGGLTLIGSAHGASMPLLGFLLTIAAAAMWACGNIVSRAVGRYGPMNQLAFVVWASLVPPLPMFALSWVMEGPAAISSALQHMSLQSIAAVAYIAWASTLFGYAVWNFLIARYSVNRVAPFTLLVPLVGLTTGWLAFGEELQAIHFIGAALLMVGLIVNLFGASLFARLNWRARQS, from the coding sequence ATGCAAGCCCATCCCATGCGTCCCGCTCACCTGGCTCTCGTACTGCTTGTCATTCTGGTCTGGGGCGTCAACTTCGCCATCATCAAAGTCGGTCTGGCAGGTGTGCCGCCGATGCTGCTGGGCAGCTTGCGTTTCATCCTGGCCGCGTTTCCTGCGCTGCTGTTTCTGCGTCCGCCAAAGGTGCCGCTGCGTCTCTATCTGGCGTTCGGACTGACCATGTCGGTCGGCCAGTTCGCGTTTCTGTTCAGTGCGATTCATGTCGGCATGCCGTCGGGATTGGCATCGCTGGTCTTGCAGTCGCAATCCTTCTTTACGCTCTTGCTGACCGTGCTATGGCTACGTGAAAAATGGCACGCCAATCAACTGGCCGGTCTCTTGCTGGCAGCCGGCGGCTTGACGCTGATCGGTAGCGCACACGGCGCGTCGATGCCTTTGCTGGGTTTTCTGTTGACGATTGCTGCGGCCGCCATGTGGGCATGCGGCAATATCGTCAGCCGTGCGGTGGGGCGTTACGGTCCGATGAATCAACTGGCCTTCGTGGTGTGGGCCAGCCTGGTGCCGCCATTGCCGATGTTCGCTTTATCGTGGGTGATGGAAGGCCCCGCCGCGATCAGTTCAGCATTGCAGCATATGAGCCTGCAATCCATTGCTGCTGTGGCGTATATTGCATGGGCCTCGACCTTGTTCGGCTACGCTGTGTGGAATTTCCTGATCGCGCGCTACTCCGTCAATCGCGTGGCGCCATTCACGTTGCTGGTGCCGCTGGTGGGCTTGACCACAGGCTGGCTGGCCTTCGGTGAAGAACTGCAGGCCATTCACTTCATCGGTGCGGCCTTGCTGATGGTGGGGTTGATCGTCAACCTGTTCGGCGCGTCGCTGTTTGCGCGACTGAATTGGAGAGCTCGTCAATCCTGA
- a CDS encoding SDR family NAD(P)-dependent oxidoreductase produces MSKNKTIIITGASQGIGAGLVQNFLDRGYNVVATSRSIAQRGSFTASANLVLVDGDIGLEKTAALVVAAALEKFGRIDALVNNAGIFYTKPFIDYTEEDFRAFVSTNLQGYLYITQHVVRQLLKQGTGGSVVGITTSLLEHPIAGVTASVPMITKGGINSLSTNLALEYAKDGIRFNLVAPGVVDTPLHEKNPKDFLKTLSPMGVISDVQDIANAVVYLTEARNVTGEVLHVDGGAHSGKW; encoded by the coding sequence ATGAGCAAGAATAAAACCATCATCATCACCGGCGCATCGCAAGGCATCGGCGCCGGCCTGGTGCAAAACTTCCTCGACCGCGGCTACAACGTGGTTGCCACTTCGCGCAGCATCGCACAGCGAGGCAGCTTTACGGCTTCCGCCAATCTGGTGCTGGTCGATGGCGACATCGGCCTGGAAAAAACGGCGGCGCTGGTGGTTGCCGCCGCGCTGGAAAAATTCGGTCGCATCGATGCGCTGGTCAACAACGCCGGCATCTTCTACACCAAGCCTTTCATCGACTACACGGAAGAGGACTTCCGGGCCTTCGTATCGACCAATCTGCAAGGCTACCTGTACATCACCCAGCATGTCGTGCGTCAATTGCTCAAGCAAGGCACCGGCGGCAGCGTGGTCGGCATCACCACCTCGCTGCTGGAACATCCGATTGCCGGCGTGACGGCATCGGTGCCGATGATCACCAAGGGAGGCATCAACTCGCTGTCGACCAATCTGGCGCTGGAATACGCCAAGGACGGTATTCGTTTCAACCTGGTCGCACCCGGTGTCGTCGACACGCCCCTGCATGAGAAGAATCCAAAAGATTTCCTGAAGACCTTGTCGCCGATGGGCGTGATTTCCGACGTACAGGATATCGCCAACGCGGTGGTTTATCTGACCGAAGCACGGAATGTGACCGGAGAAGTGTTGCACGTCGATGGCGGCGCACACTCGGGAAAATGGTAA
- a CDS encoding aminotransferase class V-fold PLP-dependent enzyme: MAVPESISSLDPANWSELRQQGHKMLDDMFDYLENVSERPVWQPIPDAARLPFSERLPAQGSSLDSVHQVFMEGILPYAVGNAHPGFMGWVHGGGTPVGMLAEMLAAGLNANLGGRNQIPVEVERQIVRWMAELFGFPEAASGLFVTGTSAANLIGVLIARRRAFGVEVRDDGTQTSNNVVAYTSAAAHGCIEQAMDIAGLGRKHLRKIPILADGTMNLAVLQQTIAADRAAGLQPFLVVGTAGSVDIGAIDDLDAIAALARREQLHFHVDGAFGAMAMLSPTHSKKLKGIELADTIAMDFHKWLQVPYDAGFLLARDGELHLSTFDDEQKTYLARDTRGIAAGSPWPCDLGPDLSRSFRALKTWFTIKVYGADKLAQVIDHSCELAHYLEQRINADPMLEMMAPVNLNIVCFRLRCPEDVSDAVADAINRELLIAIQESGAAAPSSTKVNGRLVIRAALFNHRSTTADMDKLLAAIARLSPGILAAHTMSQNTQPSLQDLTPQFDPDSPYLIGLAKLLTAAYFDIDLGPIGNTLIQHLQSAPDDHKAMMDLSTILYIRGNDEVAAATQLDAIQMQQLYHLPTAADGKVGLRLLALMVTGDFMANTPLEFMLTGSDVALDVLYVKPYGDLPTELPPHDVLFVAVGESDMTRDLLEELCEAVEGWDTPLLNHPKPSLDLSRDRVGELLQDKPELSIPLTARIDRYDLGELQNGSAELTSFLSDGAFPLIIRPIGSHAGKGLEKLIAPADIGAYLETHDGDEFFISRFVDYSSTDGLFRKYRIVLIEGRPFLCHMAISENWMVHYLNANMTGENSFKRDEEAAVMRNFDQDFVERHQAAFDVLNRSFPLDYYGIDCAETKDGRLLIFEVDTGMIVHAMDPVDMFPYKQDNMRNVFAAFQSMLHKAKDSAKDSAENSGNTDASSPIQAG, from the coding sequence ATGGCAGTACCGGAGTCGATCTCCTCATTGGATCCTGCAAACTGGAGCGAACTCCGGCAGCAGGGACATAAAATGCTGGACGACATGTTCGACTACCTGGAGAACGTCAGCGAGCGCCCGGTCTGGCAGCCGATCCCGGATGCCGCGCGTCTGCCTTTCAGCGAGCGTCTGCCCGCGCAAGGCAGTTCGCTCGACAGCGTCCATCAAGTCTTCATGGAAGGCATTCTTCCCTACGCCGTCGGCAACGCCCATCCCGGTTTCATGGGCTGGGTCCATGGCGGCGGCACGCCGGTCGGCATGCTCGCAGAGATGCTGGCTGCCGGCCTGAACGCCAATCTCGGCGGCCGCAATCAAATCCCCGTCGAAGTCGAACGCCAGATCGTGCGCTGGATGGCCGAGCTGTTTGGCTTCCCCGAAGCTGCCAGCGGCTTGTTCGTTACCGGCACGTCGGCTGCCAACCTGATCGGCGTGCTGATCGCACGGCGCCGTGCCTTCGGTGTCGAAGTGCGCGACGACGGTACCCAGACCAGCAATAACGTGGTGGCCTACACCTCGGCCGCTGCCCACGGCTGTATTGAACAAGCGATGGATATCGCCGGCCTTGGCCGCAAGCACCTGCGCAAGATCCCGATTCTGGCTGACGGCACCATGAATCTCGCGGTACTGCAGCAAACCATCGCCGCCGATCGCGCTGCCGGGTTGCAACCTTTCCTCGTTGTCGGCACCGCGGGTTCGGTCGACATCGGTGCGATTGACGACCTCGACGCCATTGCTGCATTGGCGCGGCGCGAGCAGTTGCACTTCCACGTCGACGGCGCATTCGGCGCCATGGCCATGCTGTCGCCCACGCATAGCAAGAAGCTCAAAGGCATCGAGCTGGCCGACACCATCGCCATGGATTTCCACAAGTGGCTGCAAGTACCTTATGACGCCGGGTTCCTGCTGGCGCGCGACGGCGAGCTGCACCTCAGCACCTTCGACGACGAGCAAAAGACTTATCTTGCACGCGACACACGCGGCATCGCGGCGGGTTCGCCGTGGCCCTGCGATCTCGGACCGGATTTGTCGCGCAGCTTCCGTGCGCTCAAGACCTGGTTCACGATCAAGGTCTACGGCGCGGACAAATTGGCGCAGGTGATCGATCACAGCTGCGAACTCGCGCACTATCTCGAACAACGCATCAATGCCGATCCGATGCTGGAGATGATGGCGCCGGTCAATCTGAACATTGTCTGCTTCCGCCTGCGCTGTCCGGAGGATGTTTCCGATGCAGTCGCCGACGCCATCAATCGTGAACTGCTGATCGCGATTCAGGAGTCCGGTGCCGCTGCGCCGTCGTCCACCAAAGTCAACGGCCGTCTCGTCATTCGCGCCGCCCTCTTCAACCACCGGAGCACTACCGCGGATATGGATAAACTGCTCGCCGCCATTGCGCGACTGAGCCCGGGCATCCTTGCGGCGCACACTATGAGCCAGAACACTCAGCCATCCCTGCAAGACCTCACGCCGCAGTTCGATCCGGATTCTCCTTATCTGATCGGACTGGCGAAATTGCTGACCGCCGCTTATTTCGACATCGATCTGGGCCCGATCGGCAATACGCTGATTCAGCATCTGCAGTCGGCGCCGGATGATCACAAGGCCATGATGGACTTGTCGACGATTCTGTACATTCGCGGCAACGACGAAGTCGCCGCCGCGACGCAGCTCGACGCGATCCAGATGCAGCAGCTCTATCATCTGCCGACCGCCGCCGACGGCAAGGTCGGCCTGCGCTTGCTGGCGTTGATGGTCACCGGCGACTTCATGGCGAACACGCCGCTGGAGTTCATGCTAACCGGCTCCGACGTGGCGCTCGACGTCTTGTACGTCAAACCTTATGGCGATCTCCCGACTGAATTGCCGCCGCACGATGTGCTGTTCGTGGCCGTTGGTGAGTCCGACATGACGCGCGACCTGCTGGAGGAGTTGTGCGAAGCTGTCGAGGGCTGGGACACGCCGCTGCTCAATCATCCGAAGCCGTCGCTGGATCTCTCGCGCGATCGCGTCGGTGAACTGCTGCAAGACAAGCCCGAGCTGTCGATTCCGCTGACGGCGCGCATCGATCGCTACGATCTGGGAGAGCTGCAGAACGGCAGTGCCGAACTGACCAGCTTCCTGTCGGACGGTGCGTTCCCGCTGATCATTCGCCCGATCGGCTCGCACGCCGGCAAAGGCCTGGAAAAGCTGATCGCGCCTGCCGACATCGGCGCCTATCTGGAAACGCATGACGGTGATGAATTTTTCATTTCCCGCTTTGTCGACTACAGCAGCACCGACGGCCTGTTCCGCAAATACCGCATCGTGCTGATCGAGGGCCGTCCGTTCCTTTGCCACATGGCCATCTCTGAAAACTGGATGGTGCACTACCTCAACGCCAACATGACGGGTGAGAACAGCTTCAAGCGCGATGAAGAAGCCGCCGTCATGCGCAACTTCGATCAGGATTTCGTCGAGCGCCATCAGGCCGCTTTCGATGTGTTGAACCGCAGCTTCCCGTTGGACTATTACGGTATCGATTGCGCCGAAACCAAGGATGGCCGTCTGCTGATTTTTGAAGTCGACACCGGCATGATCGTGCACGCGATGGATCCGGTAGACATGTTCCCGTACAAGCAGGACAACATGCGCAACGTGTTTGCAGCTTTCCAAAGCATGCTGCATAAAGCCAAAGATTCAGCCAAAGACTCCGCAGAAAATTCCGGTAACACTGATGCCAGCAGCCCCATCCAAGCCGGATAA